One region of Ornithorhynchus anatinus isolate Pmale09 chromosome X5, mOrnAna1.pri.v4, whole genome shotgun sequence genomic DNA includes:
- the PSORS1C2 gene encoding psoriasis susceptibility 1 candidate gene 2 protein precursor (The RefSeq protein has 1 non-frameshifting indel compared to this genomic sequence): protein MLDFKLLGILVLCLHAGGITGSGDPPPQPPADAPEEAAAPTWPQGPPIPGDPWPGVPPIFEDPPPPGPSRRSLPEPGVWPPNPGRPSTPQPPRPDDPWPAGPQPPENPWPPGPEMDAAPQHEPDFDPPREEYR, encoded by the exons ATGCTGGACTTCAAGTTACTGGGAATACTGGTTCTATGTCTCCACGCTGGGG gcatCACGGGCAGTggggaccccccgccccagccaCCGGCCGACGCCCCCGAGGAGGCAGCCGCCCCCACCTGGCCCCAGGGTCCCCCGATCCCCGGCGACCCTTGGCCCGGTGTGCCCCCCATCTTtgaggaccccccgcccccgggccccagccGAAGCCTGCCCGAACCCGGCGTCTGGCCCCCCAACCCCGGACGGCCCAGCACACCCCAGCCGCCACGCCccgacgacccctggcccgcCGGACCCCAACCACCCGAGAACCCGTGGCCACCTGGCCCCGAGATGGATGCCGCCCCCCAACACGAGCCGGACTTCGACCCTCCTCGAGAGGAATACAGATGA